Proteins co-encoded in one Arthrobacter sp. ERGS1:01 genomic window:
- a CDS encoding S10 family peptidase, translated as MAENTAKPASSAPVENAPAGPEAGAAPEATDDFATRSHTLPSGRGYASTAGRLVLRQEAAENGKSAGFKAKAEIFLVSYVLDPAPGAPDRPVVFAFNGGPGSSSVWLHLGLLGPRRVDSGDVGALTPPPFALVDNPNTILEHADLVLIDPVNTGFSRVVDGGTADEFHAFVEDRDLVAEVIRLWTTRNNRWLSPKYLVGESYGTLRAVAVAARLFDAHGMAINGLGLISTVLNLSTLDFQPGNDTPYALHIPTYAAIAHFHGRHPGRDVADVVAEAEEFAGREYGHALTQGARMDKAELAGVVRRLSELTTLGEDFIRQANLRWDYSEFSAELLRAEGLTVGRIDGRFTQRHLRGQASVNWDDPSMAAITGPFAAAINHYVRAELGYENDLPYEVLTGRVQPWSYKTFEGAPVDVTADLERLLNYNPALRVHVDYGYHDGATPHFAAEYVWAHLNISDDARGRFTHHYHQAGHMMYLKDECREDQLAALAEFVAPRGS; from the coding sequence ATGGCCGAAAATACCGCAAAGCCCGCAAGCTCAGCCCCAGTTGAAAACGCCCCTGCCGGACCGGAGGCCGGTGCCGCGCCCGAAGCCACCGACGACTTCGCCACCCGGTCCCACACCCTGCCCTCCGGGCGGGGTTATGCGAGCACGGCCGGGCGGCTGGTGCTGCGGCAGGAAGCGGCCGAAAACGGTAAGTCTGCAGGGTTCAAGGCCAAGGCCGAGATCTTCCTGGTCAGCTACGTGTTGGACCCCGCGCCCGGTGCGCCGGACCGTCCCGTCGTGTTTGCGTTCAACGGCGGACCCGGCTCCTCCAGCGTGTGGCTCCACCTAGGCCTGCTGGGGCCGCGACGGGTGGACAGCGGCGACGTTGGCGCTCTCACTCCGCCACCGTTCGCCCTGGTGGACAACCCGAACACGATCCTGGAGCACGCCGACCTGGTGCTGATCGACCCCGTCAACACCGGATTCTCCCGCGTGGTGGACGGCGGCACGGCCGACGAATTCCACGCGTTCGTTGAGGACCGGGACCTGGTGGCGGAGGTCATCCGGCTCTGGACCACGCGCAACAACCGCTGGCTGAGCCCCAAATACCTGGTGGGCGAGTCCTATGGGACGCTGCGCGCCGTGGCCGTGGCAGCCCGTCTCTTTGACGCCCACGGGATGGCGATCAACGGGCTGGGGCTGATCTCCACGGTGCTGAACCTGTCCACCCTGGATTTCCAGCCCGGCAATGACACGCCCTACGCCCTGCATATCCCCACCTACGCTGCGATCGCCCACTTCCACGGCCGCCACCCGGGCCGCGACGTGGCCGACGTCGTGGCCGAGGCCGAAGAGTTTGCGGGACGGGAGTATGGCCATGCCCTCACCCAGGGTGCGCGCATGGACAAGGCCGAGCTGGCCGGCGTCGTGCGGCGCCTCAGCGAGCTGACGACGCTCGGTGAGGACTTCATCCGGCAGGCAAACCTGCGCTGGGACTATTCGGAGTTCTCCGCCGAACTGCTCCGGGCGGAGGGGTTGACGGTGGGCCGGATCGACGGCCGTTTCACGCAGCGCCACCTGCGCGGGCAGGCGTCGGTGAATTGGGATGACCCGTCCATGGCGGCCATCACCGGCCCGTTCGCGGCCGCCATCAACCACTATGTGCGCGCCGAGCTGGGCTATGAGAACGACCTACCGTACGAGGTGCTCACCGGCCGCGTCCAGCCCTGGAGTTACAAAACTTTCGAGGGGGCGCCGGTGGATGTCACGGCCGATCTTGAGCGGCTGCTGAACTACAACCCGGCGCTGCGCGTACACGTGGATTACGGCTACCACGACGGCGCCACGCCCCACTTCGCCGCCGAATACGTGTGGGCGCACCTGAACATTTCAGACGACGCCCGCGGCCGGTTCACCCACCACTACCACCAGGCCGGGCACATGATGTACCTGAAGGACGAATGCCGGGAGGACCAGCTGGCGGCGCTCGCCGAATTCGTGGCGCCGCGGGGTTCCTGA
- a CDS encoding CAP domain-containing protein, producing the protein MRKLSGLFVALAMTATLLTGGLAPAQAAPAQAAPAAPAAPAVSDPFLAKILEQANAYRAANGAGPLVINTAMSTGSQQWAATLNDRVNKGIDIMPNPHRSDYGKSILPKGYDWFSEIIGINNTAQQVVDWWMGSPGHRAALMDKQATDIGIGYVKTTKAGWSGMTIAVANLAGYPESRKNQPQPPAPPVARAGDVAAIDPAGNLFIYASAQGGDLWQRTFVSAGWSGVQQLDLADYNADGITDVLAMWKNGDLTVSYGQANGTLKAAQVIGRGWTGMDIVVSKWRTADKFPSVIAKYRGTGELFLYPNTNGTNFGAKVRIGTGWGSLKISAVDFDGDQRQDIVARNAAGQLLLYRGTGTGGFVSESRRVVGTGWGSFTHIQGITNHLGTNAEGLLARTANGDLRHYPIAKNTFGPAAVIGRGGWGPLILGS; encoded by the coding sequence ATGCGAAAGCTATCCGGACTGTTCGTGGCACTTGCCATGACGGCGACCCTCCTCACGGGGGGCCTTGCTCCCGCCCAGGCCGCCCCAGCCCAGGCCGCTCCGGCAGCCCCCGCAGCTCCGGCAGTGAGCGATCCGTTCCTGGCCAAGATCCTCGAGCAGGCCAACGCCTACCGCGCCGCCAACGGCGCCGGCCCGCTGGTCATCAACACGGCCATGTCCACCGGTTCGCAGCAGTGGGCCGCCACCCTCAATGACCGCGTCAACAAGGGCATCGACATCATGCCCAACCCGCACCGTTCCGATTACGGCAAGTCGATCCTGCCCAAGGGCTACGACTGGTTCTCCGAGATCATCGGCATCAACAACACCGCCCAGCAGGTCGTGGACTGGTGGATGGGCTCACCCGGCCACCGCGCGGCCCTGATGGACAAACAGGCCACCGACATCGGCATCGGCTACGTCAAAACCACCAAGGCCGGCTGGAGCGGCATGACGATCGCCGTGGCCAACCTGGCCGGCTACCCCGAATCCCGGAAGAACCAGCCCCAGCCCCCGGCACCGCCCGTGGCCAGGGCCGGCGATGTGGCCGCGATCGACCCCGCCGGCAACCTGTTCATCTATGCCTCGGCCCAGGGCGGGGACCTGTGGCAGCGCACGTTCGTCTCCGCCGGCTGGTCCGGCGTGCAGCAACTGGACCTTGCCGACTACAACGCAGACGGCATAACGGACGTGCTGGCCATGTGGAAGAACGGCGACCTCACGGTGAGCTACGGCCAGGCCAACGGAACCCTCAAGGCCGCCCAAGTCATCGGCAGGGGCTGGACGGGCATGGACATCGTCGTGTCCAAGTGGCGCACCGCGGACAAGTTCCCGTCGGTCATTGCGAAGTACCGGGGCACGGGAGAACTGTTCCTTTACCCGAACACCAACGGCACCAATTTTGGCGCCAAGGTTCGGATCGGCACCGGCTGGGGCTCGCTGAAGATCAGCGCCGTGGACTTTGACGGAGACCAGCGCCAGGACATCGTGGCCCGCAACGCCGCCGGCCAGCTCCTGCTCTACCGCGGCACCGGCACGGGCGGCTTTGTCAGTGAAAGCCGCCGGGTGGTTGGGACGGGCTGGGGTTCATTCACCCACATCCAGGGCATCACCAACCATCTCGGCACCAACGCGGAGGGCCTGCTGGCCCGGACCGCCAACGGGGACCTGCGGCACTATCCGATCGCGAAGAACACCTTCGGCCCCGCCGCGGTCATCGGCAGGGGCGGCTGGGGACCGCTGATCCTGGGCAGCTAG
- a CDS encoding aldehyde dehydrogenase family protein, whose protein sequence is MTEEFPSTALAGADYPVKDHPMWIGGEPVASDGGAWRDVHNPARRESVIGRVPAGTVGDVERSVAAARAAYPAWRSQHFTGRTKALLAIADELEQRTEEFARLTALDTGNALRTQARPEATTMVAMFRYFAGIAGEVKGTTLPAGDDQLQYTRLEPLGVVACILPWNSPLMIAAFKIPAALAAGNTVIMKAADDAPLTILLLAEVCNHHVPAGVVNALTGRGAVIGDALATHPGVDKISFTGSTEVGRSVGAQAGGRLAHMSLELGGKNPSVVFPDAVDEELIDGLLLASRFLRQGQSCTAGSRLYLHEDIYDEVLERLTAKLGALKVGDPLEESTDMGAIINLKQHTQISQYLDEGRATPGMTAVLGGHAPTEGALTEGYYHLPTIFGGGRNDFRLAREEIFGPVLVAIPWRDTAEVIAMANDTNYGLAAFVWSHNLDDALNTAHGIDAGWVQVNQGGGQVVGQSYGGYKQSGMGREVSLEGMLEGFTQTKQINVKLRGVSRG, encoded by the coding sequence ATGACCGAAGAATTCCCCAGCACTGCCCTTGCCGGAGCCGATTACCCCGTCAAGGACCATCCCATGTGGATAGGTGGCGAGCCGGTGGCCTCCGATGGCGGCGCCTGGCGCGACGTCCACAACCCGGCCCGCCGCGAAAGCGTCATTGGCCGGGTGCCCGCCGGGACGGTGGGGGATGTGGAGCGGTCCGTGGCCGCGGCCCGGGCGGCGTACCCCGCATGGCGCTCCCAGCATTTCACCGGCCGCACGAAGGCGTTGCTGGCCATCGCCGACGAGCTGGAGCAGCGCACCGAGGAATTTGCCCGGCTCACGGCACTGGATACCGGCAACGCGCTGCGCACCCAGGCCCGCCCCGAGGCCACCACCATGGTGGCCATGTTCCGCTACTTTGCCGGCATCGCCGGGGAGGTCAAGGGCACCACGCTGCCGGCCGGCGACGACCAACTCCAATACACGCGGCTCGAACCGCTGGGCGTGGTGGCGTGCATCCTGCCCTGGAACTCCCCGCTCATGATCGCTGCCTTCAAGATCCCGGCCGCGCTCGCCGCCGGGAACACCGTCATAATGAAGGCCGCCGACGACGCCCCGCTCACCATCTTGCTGCTGGCGGAAGTCTGCAACCATCACGTGCCGGCCGGCGTCGTCAATGCCTTGACTGGGCGCGGGGCCGTGATTGGCGACGCCCTCGCCACCCATCCCGGCGTGGACAAGATCTCCTTCACCGGTTCCACCGAGGTGGGGCGCTCGGTGGGTGCGCAGGCCGGCGGCCGGCTTGCCCACATGTCCCTGGAACTGGGCGGGAAAAACCCCTCGGTGGTGTTCCCCGACGCCGTGGACGAGGAATTGATCGACGGGTTGCTGCTGGCCTCCCGCTTCCTTCGGCAGGGCCAAAGCTGCACGGCCGGGTCCCGGCTGTACCTGCACGAGGACATTTACGACGAGGTGCTCGAAAGGCTCACCGCCAAGCTCGGCGCCCTGAAAGTGGGCGATCCGCTGGAGGAGTCCACGGATATGGGCGCCATCATCAACCTCAAACAACACACCCAGATCAGCCAATACCTCGACGAGGGCCGGGCCACCCCCGGCATGACGGCCGTGCTGGGCGGGCACGCCCCCACCGAGGGTGCACTGACCGAGGGCTACTACCACCTGCCCACCATTTTCGGGGGCGGTCGCAACGACTTCCGGCTGGCGCGGGAGGAGATCTTTGGCCCGGTGCTCGTGGCCATCCCGTGGCGGGACACGGCCGAGGTCATCGCCATGGCGAACGACACCAACTACGGCCTGGCCGCGTTTGTGTGGAGCCACAACCTCGACGACGCGTTGAACACCGCGCACGGGATCGACGCCGGTTGGGTGCAGGTCAACCAGGGCGGCGGGCAGGTGGTGGGGCAGTCGTACGGCGGCTACAAGCAAAGCGGCATGGGCCGGGAGGTGTCCCTGGAGGGCATGCTGGAAGGCTTCACCCAAACCAAGCAGATCAACGTGAAACTGCGCGGCGTCTCCCGTGGCTGA
- a CDS encoding CaiB/BaiF CoA transferase family protein: protein MAEENAALPLDGSLPLAGIRVLDLSRALAGPYATALLSDLGAEVIKAESIKGGDSSRGWPPFEDDHSLYFDSVNRGKASIAIDYYTPAGRELLWTLALGADVVVENFRPGVLATMGLDPDALRVAKPGIIIASVSGFGATGPLSHAPGLDQVAQGMTGLMSVTGSDAGHMFRVGVPIVDLVSGINTALGIAAALVGRARTGTGMEVATSLLETGLALSAFQGQQFLSTGVVPEPQGNTHPALSPYGVFATADIPLIIAVGNEKQWRQLCVLLGAAELADRPGYATSNLRHSNEPALKAELEGLLSGRTAAQWLPLLRGAAIPAGPIYNYEQAFADEQVRALDLVETVQRNDGTALPLVRGPISINRTAPTIRKAPPVLGEDTLAVLEGLELSPEQIAGLLDAGVVLAAPPASTGGVP, encoded by the coding sequence GTGGCTGAGGAGAATGCTGCCCTGCCGCTGGACGGATCCCTGCCGCTGGCGGGGATCCGAGTCCTTGACTTGAGCCGCGCCCTGGCCGGGCCCTACGCGACCGCATTGCTCAGCGACCTGGGGGCGGAGGTCATCAAGGCCGAGTCCATCAAGGGCGGCGATTCCAGCCGGGGCTGGCCACCCTTCGAGGACGATCACAGCCTCTATTTTGACTCGGTCAACCGCGGCAAGGCGTCCATCGCGATCGACTATTACACTCCGGCCGGCAGGGAACTGTTGTGGACGCTGGCACTGGGCGCCGACGTCGTGGTGGAAAACTTCCGCCCCGGCGTCCTCGCCACCATGGGCCTTGACCCGGACGCCCTGCGCGTGGCCAAGCCGGGGATCATCATCGCCTCCGTCAGCGGCTTTGGCGCCACGGGGCCGCTGAGCCACGCGCCGGGCCTGGACCAGGTGGCGCAGGGCATGACGGGGCTCATGTCCGTCACGGGTTCCGATGCCGGGCACATGTTCCGGGTGGGCGTGCCGATCGTGGACCTGGTGTCGGGCATCAACACCGCGCTGGGCATCGCCGCGGCCCTGGTGGGGCGGGCCCGCACGGGCACGGGGATGGAGGTGGCGACGTCGTTGTTGGAAACGGGGCTGGCGCTCTCCGCCTTCCAGGGCCAGCAGTTCCTCAGCACGGGGGTGGTGCCCGAGCCGCAGGGCAACACGCACCCGGCACTTTCGCCGTACGGGGTGTTCGCCACGGCGGACATTCCCCTCATCATCGCGGTGGGCAACGAAAAACAGTGGCGCCAACTCTGCGTGCTGCTGGGCGCCGCGGAACTGGCGGACCGTCCCGGCTATGCCACCAGCAATCTGCGCCATTCCAATGAGCCGGCGCTGAAGGCCGAACTCGAGGGACTGCTGTCCGGGCGCACGGCCGCGCAGTGGCTGCCGCTGCTGCGCGGAGCGGCCATCCCGGCCGGGCCCATCTACAACTACGAACAAGCCTTCGCCGACGAACAAGTCCGGGCCCTGGACCTGGTGGAAACCGTGCAACGCAACGACGGCACGGCCCTGCCCCTGGTGCGCGGCCCCATCTCCATCAACCGCACGGCGCCCACAATCCGCAAGGCCCCGCCCGTGCTGGGCGAGGACACCCTGGCCGTGTTGGAGGGCCTGGAACTCAGCCCGGAACAGATCGCCGGGCTGCTCGACGCCGGCGTGGTGCTGGCCGCGCCGCCGGCGTCCACCGGCGGCGTGCCATGA
- a CDS encoding enoyl-CoA hydratase/isomerase family protein, whose product MSDGTLRVDIDGATATLILDNPAMRNAVTEAMWQQFEAVLEHLDANDAVKVLVVRGAGTHFSAGADISAVQRILHDPATGHNDGGDITIAEEALARFRKPTIAAIDGYCVGGGWQIAGACDIRLASENATFGITPARIGIVYPLSGIRRLVQLVGPATAKYLLFSGDFINAADGVRLGLATKMLGIATFWEDVAAFANHLGRRSQFSIQSQKDLINTISGGAPEAALAERNAYWQREMAAAEDPRIGIAAFLAKEAPQFSWLRPSAQPAAGADEPDWSSGPGPDSHLP is encoded by the coding sequence ATGAGCGACGGCACGCTGCGCGTCGACATTGACGGCGCCACGGCAACCCTCATCCTGGACAATCCCGCCATGCGCAACGCCGTCACGGAGGCCATGTGGCAGCAATTCGAGGCGGTGCTGGAACACCTTGACGCGAACGACGCCGTCAAGGTGCTGGTGGTGCGCGGGGCGGGGACGCACTTTTCCGCCGGCGCCGACATCTCCGCGGTGCAACGGATCCTGCATGATCCGGCCACGGGCCACAACGACGGCGGCGACATCACCATCGCCGAGGAGGCGCTGGCCCGCTTCCGCAAACCCACCATCGCCGCAATCGACGGCTATTGCGTGGGCGGCGGCTGGCAGATTGCCGGCGCCTGCGACATCCGGCTCGCCTCCGAAAACGCGACCTTCGGCATCACCCCGGCTCGGATCGGCATTGTCTACCCGCTCTCCGGGATCCGGCGCCTGGTGCAGCTGGTGGGCCCGGCCACGGCAAAATACCTGCTGTTCAGCGGCGACTTCATCAACGCCGCCGACGGCGTCCGCCTGGGCCTTGCCACGAAGATGCTGGGCATCGCCACGTTTTGGGAGGACGTTGCCGCCTTCGCCAACCATTTGGGCCGGCGCTCGCAGTTCTCCATCCAGTCCCAAAAGGACCTCATCAACACGATCAGCGGCGGGGCACCCGAGGCGGCGTTGGCGGAGCGGAACGCGTACTGGCAGCGCGAGATGGCCGCGGCCGAGGACCCGCGCATTGGCATTGCGGCGTTCCTGGCCAAGGAGGCGCCGCAGTTCAGCTGGCTGCGGCCGTCCGCGCAGCCGGCGGCCGGGGCGGACGAGCCGGATTGGTCCAGCGGGCCCGGCCCGGATTCTCATCTGCCCTGA
- a CDS encoding helix-turn-helix domain-containing protein yields MSQIASLHPLPAPRADGSVPRTETPEPLWREVLGRRLRRLRLHRAETLVETAQTAGISPQYLSEIERGRKEPSSEMIAAVAGALGSNLLELTEQVTAELRHGRRLLVLESVPALGVPQSAGPARQASWTSQVSLSLAA; encoded by the coding sequence ATGTCACAGATAGCCAGCCTTCATCCGCTGCCGGCGCCGCGCGCCGACGGGTCCGTGCCACGGACGGAAACGCCCGAACCGTTGTGGCGGGAGGTCCTCGGCCGGCGGTTGCGCCGGCTCCGGCTGCACCGCGCGGAAACCCTGGTGGAAACGGCGCAAACGGCCGGCATCTCCCCGCAATACCTCTCCGAGATTGAGCGCGGTCGCAAGGAACCGTCCAGCGAGATGATCGCCGCCGTTGCCGGGGCACTCGGCAGCAATCTGCTGGAATTGACCGAACAAGTCACCGCCGAGCTGCGGCACGGCCGCCGTCTGCTGGTTCTCGAATCGGTCCCGGCCCTCGGGGTTCCGCAGTCCGCCGGCCCGGCCCGGCAGGCCTCCTGGACCTCGCAGGTCTCGCTGTCGCTCGCCGCTTAG
- a CDS encoding ClpP family protease → MSGYTIPNVITSDARGERIMDVYSHLLTERIVYLGTAIDPGVANALIAQLLHLEAASPDREINLYINCEGGDMTSMLAIYDTMMYIQSPVATTCVGQAMAAGAVLLAAGEPGRRAVLPHTRVVLHQPAAQGRGTIPDLILQADEVVRIRAELEEILSVHTGQSVETLRRDTDRDRIFTPAAALEYGLIDEVLGKRARTRPELARTA, encoded by the coding sequence ATGAGCGGCTACACGATTCCCAACGTCATTACCTCGGACGCCCGCGGCGAACGGATCATGGACGTCTATTCACACCTTCTAACCGAGCGGATCGTGTACCTGGGCACGGCCATCGATCCGGGCGTTGCCAACGCGCTGATCGCCCAGCTTCTCCATCTGGAGGCGGCGAGCCCGGACCGCGAAATCAACCTCTACATCAACTGCGAGGGCGGCGACATGACCTCCATGCTGGCCATCTACGACACCATGATGTACATCCAGTCGCCCGTCGCCACCACCTGCGTGGGCCAGGCGATGGCCGCCGGAGCCGTGCTGTTGGCTGCCGGTGAACCCGGTCGGCGGGCCGTCTTGCCGCACACGCGGGTGGTCCTGCACCAGCCTGCCGCGCAGGGCCGGGGCACCATCCCCGATTTGATCCTGCAGGCCGACGAGGTGGTGCGGATCCGGGCCGAACTGGAGGAGATCCTTTCCGTCCACACCGGCCAGTCCGTGGAAACGCTGCGCCGGGACACCGACCGGGACCGGATCTTCACGCCGGCGGCCGCGCTCGAGTACGGATTGATCGATGAGGTCCTGGGCAAGCGCGCCCGGACCCGGCCCGAGTTGGCCCGCACGGCCTGA
- a CDS encoding ClpP family protease, which produces MDENYKQPVFTALAREQLLAKRILVLDGVLDDDNGTLLAAQLMALATDDASTDIALWIHSPGGSVPAMLALHDLMRLVPCDVSTLVLGLACSAGQFLLSGGTPGKRFALPHARVLMHQGSAGIGGSAVEVEVQANDLRQTRDTVLGIIAEDTGQPLQRIFDDSLHDRWYTAVEAREYGFIDGIVERFEQITPSRHRRVGLGVQA; this is translated from the coding sequence ATGGATGAAAACTACAAGCAACCGGTCTTTACCGCGTTGGCCCGGGAGCAGCTGCTGGCAAAGCGGATCCTGGTCCTCGACGGCGTGCTCGACGACGACAACGGGACGCTGCTCGCGGCCCAGCTGATGGCGTTGGCCACCGATGACGCCTCCACGGACATTGCGCTGTGGATCCACTCACCCGGCGGGTCGGTGCCGGCCATGTTGGCCCTGCACGACTTGATGCGCCTGGTGCCATGCGACGTCTCCACCCTGGTCCTGGGCCTGGCCTGCAGCGCCGGGCAGTTCCTGCTCTCCGGCGGCACCCCGGGCAAGCGCTTTGCGCTGCCGCACGCACGGGTGCTGATGCACCAGGGCTCCGCCGGGATTGGCGGCTCGGCCGTGGAGGTGGAGGTCCAGGCCAACGACCTCCGGCAAACCCGGGACACCGTGCTGGGCATCATCGCCGAGGACACCGGCCAGCCGTTGCAGCGCATCTTTGACGACTCCCTGCACGACCGCTGGTACACGGCCGTCGAAGCCCGGGAGTACGGCTTCATCGACGGGATCGTGGAGCGCTTCGAGCAGATCACGCCGTCCCGGCACCGCCGGGTGGGCCTGGGGGTGCAGGCATGA
- a CDS encoding ABC transporter ATP-binding protein produces MLTVNEVVKTFNSGDRTIKPVNGVSFSLEQGTFAAILGKSGSGKSTLLSLLGALDKATSGDVIVDDVNISKLPDRKLTAYRRDDIGFVFQAYNLIPNLSAKENVMLPMEFAGLSHGERSKRAAELLDQVGLTEEMHQRKANRLSGGMQQRVAIARALANNPKLILADEPTGNLDDETGELIIALLRQLAHEKKTTILVVTHDQALARQTERRFRLARGKITEDEN; encoded by the coding sequence ATGCTGACAGTCAATGAGGTCGTCAAGACCTTCAATTCCGGCGACCGGACCATCAAGCCCGTCAACGGCGTGAGCTTCAGCCTGGAGCAGGGCACCTTTGCCGCCATCCTTGGCAAGAGCGGCAGCGGCAAGAGCACGCTGTTGTCCCTCCTGGGCGCCCTGGACAAGGCCACCTCGGGTGATGTGATCGTCGACGACGTGAACATTTCCAAGCTGCCGGACAGGAAGTTGACGGCCTACCGCCGGGACGACATCGGGTTTGTCTTCCAGGCGTACAACCTGATCCCGAACCTCTCGGCCAAGGAAAACGTCATGCTGCCCATGGAGTTTGCCGGCCTGTCCCACGGTGAGCGCAGCAAGCGTGCCGCGGAGCTGTTGGACCAGGTGGGCCTGACGGAGGAGATGCACCAGCGCAAGGCCAACCGGCTTTCCGGCGGCATGCAGCAGCGTGTGGCGATTGCCCGGGCCCTGGCCAACAACCCGAAGCTGATCCTTGCCGATGAGCCCACGGGCAACCTCGACGACGAGACGGGCGAACTGATCATCGCCCTGTTGCGCCAACTGGCCCACGAGAAGAAGACGACGATCCTGGTGGTCACCCACGATCAAGCCCTGGCCCGGCAGACGGAGCGCCGCTTCCGGCTGGCCCGCGGCAAGATCACCGAGGACGAAAACTAG
- a CDS encoding ABC transporter permease has product MSVVSRSVGNAFRNKVRSGAVVVILAVAIGLALAMLVANQAVGAKVDSLKASVGNNLTVNPAGSRGGLGGGNPLTTADLTKAQGVANVSSVTGTLTVRLANSATASSSSSSSGSNGSTGSGGNSSTEPGRGGFGGFGTSGTTSLESAVAPGSIGQRNNSNGNSSSDSGTTTPTRTFSIPIEATGVSTSTTATGAAINVTTGAQLSDFAANSTQALVGTTLATKNSLKVGSTFTVQDRTMKVAGIFDAGDAFDNNAIYLPLAATQTLTSQAGQLSSLTVVVNSIDNVASTQTALTSALGASNVDVTAGSANLQSAIISLGSVANISLIAFIASLVTAGLIVLLIMIMVVRERRREIGVLKAIGASNRTIGVQFVLEAMVLVVLGTVVGAIVAAFSSNPIVSALVAGNTGTTSAAAGAARGAGGFGGGGFGGGGFTRTRGAFAGANQLIGTISTSIGWQTLVLGAVGILAIAAIGALIPALLTAKVRPIEVLRGE; this is encoded by the coding sequence ATGAGTGTCGTTTCACGGAGCGTGGGTAACGCGTTCCGAAACAAGGTGCGCAGCGGCGCCGTGGTGGTCATCCTGGCGGTGGCCATCGGTTTGGCACTGGCCATGCTGGTGGCCAACCAGGCCGTCGGTGCCAAGGTGGACTCCCTCAAAGCATCCGTCGGCAACAATCTGACGGTCAATCCTGCCGGCTCCCGTGGCGGCCTCGGCGGCGGTAATCCGCTGACGACGGCGGACCTCACCAAGGCCCAGGGCGTCGCCAACGTCTCCTCGGTGACCGGGACGCTCACTGTGCGGCTGGCCAATTCGGCCACGGCCAGCAGCTCCAGCTCCTCCTCCGGATCGAACGGGTCCACCGGTTCGGGCGGCAATTCCAGCACCGAACCGGGCCGTGGCGGCTTCGGCGGATTTGGCACCAGCGGAACCACCAGCCTGGAATCGGCCGTGGCGCCGGGGTCCATCGGCCAGCGCAACAACAGCAACGGCAACAGCAGCTCGGACTCCGGAACCACCACCCCCACCCGCACGTTCAGCATCCCGATCGAGGCCACCGGCGTTTCCACCTCGACCACGGCCACCGGCGCGGCCATCAACGTCACCACCGGTGCCCAGCTGAGCGATTTCGCGGCCAATTCAACGCAGGCACTGGTCGGCACCACGCTGGCCACGAAGAACTCCCTGAAGGTGGGCTCAACGTTCACCGTTCAGGACCGGACCATGAAGGTCGCCGGCATTTTTGACGCCGGGGACGCGTTCGACAACAACGCCATCTACCTCCCGCTGGCGGCCACACAGACCCTCACGTCCCAGGCGGGCCAGTTGAGCAGCCTGACCGTCGTCGTGAACAGCATCGACAACGTCGCCTCCACCCAGACGGCCCTGACCTCGGCATTGGGCGCCTCCAACGTCGATGTCACCGCGGGCTCGGCCAATCTGCAGAGCGCCATCATCTCGCTGGGGAGTGTTGCGAACATCTCGCTCATCGCGTTCATCGCCTCCCTCGTGACGGCGGGCCTGATCGTGCTGTTGATCATGATCATGGTGGTCCGTGAACGGCGCCGTGAAATTGGCGTCCTGAAGGCCATTGGCGCCTCCAACCGCACCATCGGGGTCCAGTTCGTCCTTGAGGCCATGGTCCTGGTGGTCCTGGGCACCGTGGTTGGCGCCATCGTGGCGGCGTTCAGCAGCAACCCGATCGTCAGCGCACTCGTTGCCGGCAACACCGGCACCACCAGTGCGGCCGCCGGTGCGGCGCGTGGCGCAGGCGGATTCGGTGGCGGCGGTTTCGGCGGGGGCGGGTTCACCCGGACCCGTGGCGCATTTGCCGGCGCCAACCAGCTGATCGGCACCATCAGCACCTCGATTGGCTGGCAGACGCTGGTCCTGGGCGCCGTCGGCATCCTGGCCATTGCGGCCATCGGCGCGCTCATCCCGGCCCTGCTGACCGCCAAGGTCCGCCCCATCGAAGTCCTGCGAGGAGAGTAA